The Sander lucioperca isolate FBNREF2018 chromosome 4, SLUC_FBN_1.2, whole genome shotgun sequence DNA segment CATGGTCAACTGATCCATTAGTAACGTGAAAATATCATATATAGTGAAGCTTCGAAGAAGTAAAATGCCCTGAAGAAGGTGATTCATGGAGCGTTCATGGCCATTTCTATGGTGACACATGCACGTACAATCATGCAGATATGCACAAACCCTTTCCTCTTGGCTTTTTATGATTGCCAGGTCTGCGCCTTTGCTTTGACAGTATTCTCTGCTCCGAGTCCAGTTTTTCTTGCCAACTGAGGTGAAGTAGCAGCTGTACTCGAACCTGGTCCAGCCAGTGGGGCACTTCCTagctgaaactgcaaaatattcACAAGTATTTAGTTGGTGTATATTTTTAAAGTGATGGTTTGTCTGTGGTAAAAAAAGGTTTGGAGTTTGGGTTTTCAATTTCATCGGATGGCATGGCTAACAGAACTTTCAGCCACGGGAGAAGACATTTTGCAATATGCAATATACTCaatgagtacgtttacatgcacaccaatattccactattattctgaataggacaatattctgaatttgatacaggtcatgtaaacagcatatttcGCCTTTTTCAGAATTTCGCATTTTCCGATTAAAACGTGGGATATGCCGGTATTATtctggttttagaggcattctttggacatgtgtaCAGCGCAtttggaatatgcgtctcaatctgggtttttaccgcagtttacagcctctttcctgtttacggcttattgCAAGTTCtttgcgttgctatggttgttgtacacaaaccaactaaccaacagtttgcaaggtagagatgcatgcccaacacacaaacacacagacttttaacccttgtgttgtctttgggtcaaatttgacccgttgtctaaatgtctatatcagaaataggggtttctttttaactacctaattttgaTTACCCAAAAATATCATGAATCATTCCATACAACGGTTCTCAAGTGCAACAAAAATctatactttcattgaattttgtgtgttttgttaaatttttttagcatttgaatttttttatttatttttttaaacagtatctcgactgaacgttgacatatgccattctgtgattatccttcctttaatattagtctaaaaaaaatcataatttctgcttttctttaacaaggattaggtataatttcctgtaaatgaggtttattgaccatgaattccaaaaataagtgtaaatcCAGTAATGAGTttgtgttagtggtgtttatacacgGTAGTAAAAAGAAGCgttaaacgtcaaaaaagtgtcaaaaacattgaaaaagtgccaaaagagacaaaaaaataagaaaaaaagaaaaagttgtaTCAGTTTTGACCAGGGAGGATGATGCAtggtcgaatggaagacaacacaagggtttaaCTTTATTAAAGAcgtggatatcaacaggtttttgaagATGCACAAACATCGCAACGCCAACCTTTTCAAGACAGTGTTTGAAGACCTGAATTAGCACTGCTTTGTTTGCACGGTCAAACAAGTCCCCCACCAGTGGAAAACTATTAAAGTACcctattttgcacggctgcatgtaaacgggaacattagtggaatattcacttccattagccatgtaaacagcttagtcagaatattgtcttttttttggaataagggcaaaaaccggaatattatgtgcatgtcaATATCTACTTtttgtcttaaagtgctcatattatgctttttggctttttccctttcctttattgtattATCTTTTTTGTTCACATACTAGGTTTACAAactgaaaaagcccaaagtccaccccaaagggacttaccatctccaacagaaaacactgttcacaaactgctccaaacagctctattgtagtccagcctttacttccatgacgaaagtgcatcactttgtaacacaagttataatgctcgcctagctgctagtgtggcatgctctaatactctgcttctgactagctagtagtccttacctaggtactgtgcatgtgcgactccctaCAAAGATgcaatagaagtgagatgcctcattctgtagctaaaacagagagctcaacacacagggtgaaaagaggagctgcagcaatgtgcagtacaacaaaaatatggtgttttttgaaaatcaaaccgtgtaaacctattcttatataacctctaaatacaattatgaacctgaaaatgagcataatatgagcactataAGTCTTTTTGCTTACCTGAAGTTATTTTCTTCAGTTTCTCAAGCTCCGCCTGCAGCTCATCTCTCTCAGCAGTCAGGTTGCCATTTTTCATCTGCAACAGGTCTCTCTCCACAGTTGCATTCTTGCAACCGCTTTCAAGCTCGTTCTTTTCCTGAACCAAGGATGTGTAAGAAGCGCGCAACTTATCTGTCGCTGTCACCAGCAGGTCGTACGTGGCCTGCAGAGTGTCTTTCGATATCGTCAGGTTTTGGTGACTGCTTGCTATGGTGTTTTTCTCATTGGTAGTGAAGTTGTATCTGTCCTGCAAATGCTCTACCTTCTTAATCATGTCGTTGTAACTCATCTGCAACTGCTCCTTTGTTCTGGTTACATTATTGAATTTGTTCTGTAAATTGTCCCTGTCTTTGGTCACTGACTCATAATTGGCCTGTGCCTCATTTTTGCGTTTGAGCACTGTATCGTAATTTTTTTGTAACAAGTCTTTGGCGGCAATCAAAGCATTGTTATTAGTCTGTAACTGGTCATTACTGACTTTTAGCTGTTCTAATTCTTTAGTGGCAGCATCATTACTGGCCTGTAACTGGCTTTGGCTAACCTGGAGTGTATTTAAATCTTTGGTAAGTATATTGTTATTTTTCTGGATTCGGTCATTCATTTTAGTTACTTGATCGTTACGTTGCTGTAACCTATTGAAGTCTGCCTCAAGAATCTTTTTATCTTTTGCCACCGTCTTCAGGTTCTCCTgtagtttctctctctcagtaCTCATGGCTTTTAGGTTGTTCTGATGGTCTTCCTCTACTTTTCGATCTGCAGGAGATAGGGGATatcagtaaaaagaaatctgtcATTTTACCATGATATCAGGCAGCTTTCTCAAACATGGGAATGTTTGACAGAGTAAAACAAAGAGGTGGACTCACTGTGCACACTCTGACCTATGACCCCAGCCAACAGGAGAACACACAGCAGCCCAAGACCCACTGTAGCAGCCTTGAAAGGGCTGTTTCTCAGTGCATACACTGAATAACAGCAGAAGTAGAAAGAGAAAGTTAAAATGAACGaagtgttctgaggaacttgtGGTTCATTTTCTTTATCTGTAATACTATATGGAGTGATGTTGCAAAATACTATACAAATCATTCGTTCAAGTGCTGAccattattattttgaaaacaACATGTTGCATATACCAACATAAATCACATAATTTGTATAATGTACAACAAACCACAAACTTATAAAAATGGTGGCTGAAAAAAAGTTGCTGAATCGTtgggtggagtttggtgatgcgGACAAAATCTTACTTCGCAGTATATTTCGTTTTATATTGATTTATCTATTAACGATAAATTGAGAAAATGGTAATGATTTATGAAACAAAACTCGAGTGTCAACTAACTGAACAATCATAACACTTCATCACATTAATGCAACAATTATATAAATCTcataatgtcatttatcagtccTGCTCAGTGATTTGCAACAATGCCTCAATATAAACACATATTTGGCACTTATTTAttataagtccaatattcactctccttttagctctttttttggtctccaccaactcctgagggaaatatcacACTTTTTAGCTGCCGGAAGCTCCACTGTTTTAACTAAATTTGTCTATCTGCTGTAtagtgctgggcaggtagtgtgcAGTTGGTTTATCAGAATCTTTCTACCTGCCTGGTGCTGGCTGTTTCCATTAAAATGAGTCCAAATGGATGCCAATGTTGCTTTGTATTGGCTGACTGAATAGGCATTGGTTGCCTATACGGATGCACGATCCGCTACGGATATCAGATATCAGACCATTACTGACTCAAATAGCTGGATCGGTGACACTGGGCCATCTGTTCAATTGTTTATGTCTATGTTTATATTATCtataatgtcattttaaatcctgtttttaagttttgatcattttgttgctacatttaaaatgtttcatttGAATTGGAATTGAAGATTTGTTTTAGCAAGTTGTATTTATgtgttacatttcattttacaaaGTTAGGAAATCAATGTTTAAATTAATCCTGATGTTGCCTTACACATACAAGAATAATCAGTTCCACACAGTGAGGTACACAGCTTATTAATTAAACACTGGCCTGAAAAAGTCAGATAGTTGCTAATATGTTCACCCTATAAACTTTATTGCACCATATAAACTTAATTATGTTGACTTTTTTAATTTACTTCTTATTCTGTTGCCCCCAAGTGGTCCAGAAAAATCAGTTATTGCAGGTTCCCTTACAAGTTCCAGAAGTGTAGCTTTTAGGTAAATAAGTTGTTGTTGTATCAAACATAAGGTTGGGATAGTATTTCTGATTTTTGCTGATGAGGGCAGCGAGACAGAGGACAGACTGAACTAAAACATTAAAGGTGGAGGCTGtgggtgcccagatagctcagttggcagagcgggcgcccatatatagaggtttactcctcgacgcagcgggccagggttcgactccgacctgcggccctttgctgcatgtcattccccctttctctcccctttcatgtcttcagctgtcctgccaaaaataaaggctgaaaatgcccaaaaaaaatcttaaaaaaaaaaaaaaaagttggaggCTGTGAAACTTAATCAGTGAGCAGAAAAATGTTTAAAGCTTTAGCTTTGTGGAGCAGAGGGGAACTGATGATTGAGAATTTGTTATTGTCTCATGGTTTATATTGTCACATCAGCCAACCCTATTTGAAATGAAGTTCTTATTTTATTACCTGAAAGCCGGAGCTTGCTGTCATCTACTAAAAGTTGCTTATAGCCAACTTTAATGTTGTCCATGTCCATGTTTGTCACTGTAGAGGCACTGTACTTAACAGCCATCTTTGCATCTGCTTCATCAGCTGAAGTCTTactattaaaacaaaacaatagtATTAGTCTCTGAAAGAGCTACTGAGTTTTTCAATAAGGTTACTAAAAAAATCTGTCCCCTTTTAATTAGTTCCCTGTAAGTAAGTTTCTATCTTGAAATAAAGATCTACAGACTTTGTATTAACATTACCAGCATTCAAACATCTGCATATGTTGTTAAGCTGCTGAAACTcctacttctttttttctcattgcATAAAAAAATTGGTTGTCTAGGTTTAGCATATTTGTAGTGCAGTAATACCAGATTTATATAAAATGAATGCaacaatatgtatatatatatatatatatatataaacaaaataaatcttaCCTCTGCTTGTAGACACGATGACAAAGTCAAAGAAGTGGAAATATGAAGGAATTATTTTTTGAGCAATCTCGAAGAGAAAAACCTAACCTATTGACTCCCTGTAACTTCACTCCCTTAAAGTGTTGCACTTTGATATGTCACACCAACTTTAAATGGGTTACTTCACACTTGTGGCCAGTGGGGCAGAAATTGAGGGTTGGTCAGTAGGCGGAGCAAGAGTCTCCTTACTTTCTAATTGTTACTGAGTTAGTCAGAGAAGTCTGATTAGGTTGAACCTAACAGTTGAAATTAAACTCTGTATACTCTTGGCCCCTCCTAGATTGATCTTAACACTGATTGTGCATTATAAACACACTTTGACACACAATTAACTCATTAGTGAAATCAGACAGTTTGTGTgtctggttgaaataaacaccgGCCTCCTGCAAGGCCATGTGTCACATATCGTCcagtgtcaagtttctgtgtttagttggtttcatgttttctgttggttttccatttcctgttttattttgtagtctctctgTTCTCTTATGCGTTGTCTTgatttacttcctgtcttttggttttcccgcctttgtgattgtttgCTCCGCCCTGATGTCTTTCACCTGTTCCCTAgccctgaggcctgtactacgaagcaagatttggcgttaatgagctaacttcaggttcaacccagggttttctgtatcacgaaggtggatcacttgttaccgggttcaatcaccgtggtaacttatgctgaacgtctaacctggtcgggagcaggttaagttagagatcagagatcaaccggtgtaaaagcaccgcctactgaccaatcaatactcgattgataacggcgtcacagttcttagaagatcaggcggagctcggtgcacagagagagagagggagaaaggggtgcgcacataaaagttaaaacatttagaaaccgacaaccccgttagcattccctgatgtgtgtatttatgaaatacatagattgtaatgggagggaattacatatcggCTCGGCTTCTTGAGCTatatgttgccaatgcgcacatcagtttgaattttgtttttatatattttatttgctctcacgatggcttcccactgccagggttgcaactgaaatactaggctaaagcaacggcagtttatggaaagtgcacaagtgtaattatggtcagatcttggtcctgactgatggggaagatattgataagcgttgtgatttacgcatctacagcgtcggctatttttttgccagctttcctcctgttttagaaagcagcgactgtattgcgttttgcctgcaaaaccgtgtctgtgttattcatatttatgtagaattataatttcctcttcttatgtaaaatatgcggctctggtagatgtttgcgattggtcgtgctgtgcaaacaccgcctcttttatgtgaacgcgcgcgtcgctggattgggaaaccctgggttgattgaactagttgttaaccatcgtcgtgacacagcttatgcgggaccgcggttgttaggttagtgAAGCCgaataactgaaagaaatccagggcatgttgatcttgattcgtagtacaggcctctagtgtcacctgtcccttgtttgcTCGTTAACTCTTGTATTTAGtatctgtgtttcctttgtctgttgtcaggtcaTTGTATTGTTTTTCTGCGAGAGTGTGTGTAGTCTACCCCGTTGGTCTCAGTGTTCATGGTATTTT contains these protein-coding regions:
- the LOC116039603 gene encoding C-type lectin domain family 4 member M-like isoform X2, whose protein sequence is MAVKYSASTVTNMDMDNIKVGYKQLLVDDSKLRLSVYALRNSPFKAATVGLGLLCVLLLAGVIGQSVHNRKVEEDHQNNLKAMSTEREKLQENLKTVAKDKKILEADFNRLQQRNDQVTKMNDRIQKNNNILTKDLNTLQVSQSQLQASNDAATKELEQLKVSNDQLQTNNNALIAAKDLLQKNYDTVLKRKNEAQANYESVTKDRDNLQNKFNNVTRTKEQLQMSYNDMIKKVEHLQDRYNFTTNEKNTIASSHQNLTISKDTLQATYDLLVTATDKLRASYTSLVQEKNELESGCKNATVERDLLQMKNGNLTAERDELQAELEKLKKITSARKCPTGWTRFEYSCYFTSVGKKNWTRSREYCQSKGADLAIIKSQEERRFINGLYSSDKEVWIGLTDEGVEGHWVWVDGTTLTTAYWDKGQPNSYSGRNQDCVEFWHRATGYGDWNDENCNIEQYFICEM
- the LOC116039603 gene encoding C-type lectin domain family 4 member M-like isoform X1: MAVKYSASTVTNMDMDNIKVGYKQLLVDDSKLRLSVYALRNSPFKAATVGLGLLCVLLLAGVIGQSVHNRKVEEDHQNNLKAMSTEREKLQENLKTVAKDKKILEADFNRLQQRNDQVTKMNDRIQKNNNILTKDLNTLQVSQSQLQASNDAATKELEQLKVSNDQLQTNNNALIAAKDLLQKNYDTVLKRKNEAQANYESVTKDRDNLQNKFNNVTRTKEQLQMSYNDMIKKVEHLQDRYNFTTNEKNTIASSHQNLTISKDTLQATYDLLVTATDKLRASYTSLVQEKNELESGCKNATVERDLLQMKNGNLTAERDELQAELEKLKKITSVSARKCPTGWTRFEYSCYFTSVGKKNWTRSREYCQSKGADLAIIKSQEERRFINGLYSSDKEVWIGLTDEGVEGHWVWVDGTTLTTAYWDKGQPNSYSGRNQDCVEFWHRATGYGDWNDENCNIEQYFICEM